In Candidatus Binatia bacterium, a single genomic region encodes these proteins:
- a CDS encoding UbiD family decarboxylase, translated as MATAKSSSTKAAAIKEPPAEPIQDLRDWLERVDEMGELIRISEPLDCNEEMSAIGYLVAKQTPSPAILMEKTKGYEKSPIGAMHLWNILGPSLKRIALTLEEPPETPTVELIRRVKDKLKQRIPPREVPKNQARFYENTKTGDQIDLEALPIAKHWPLDGGRYAGTADCVITRDPDSGYLNVGTYRMMLQGKNQAGLYLSPGKDARLHITRAWQKGQPIQVAACWGIDPLFMVIGSQTFAKNVSEYEYAGGVKGQPIPVVRGTTTDLLIPANAEFVIEGVIKPNSVKTEGPFGEFPGYYGRPEAGCPLVDVTAVHYRNKPILTNALMADYPSNEQSGFFSIIRSARIWDDFDKLGIPGITGVYCHPAGAGGFGMTVISLEQRYAGHAAQALALAAQVPGGAYYTKWIIAVDEDVDPTDTNQVIWAMSSRCNPIEDIDILRNTWSTWLDPTQNPPEERPYGSKALINACKEHRYLPVFSKRTALRKEVYDRVASMWKKLGLPGETPTVRAFEQESKVVYHEVGGFEPGKQPGETKDKKS; from the coding sequence ATGGCAACCGCCAAAAGTAGCTCGACCAAAGCAGCGGCTATAAAAGAGCCGCCGGCAGAGCCCATCCAGGATCTCCGCGATTGGCTCGAGCGGGTGGACGAGATGGGAGAGCTGATTCGTATCAGTGAGCCGCTCGATTGCAACGAGGAGATGAGCGCGATCGGTTATCTCGTCGCGAAGCAGACGCCTTCGCCGGCAATTCTGATGGAAAAAACCAAGGGCTATGAAAAGAGCCCCATAGGCGCGATGCACCTCTGGAACATTCTCGGCCCGAGTCTCAAGCGCATCGCGCTGACCTTGGAAGAGCCGCCGGAGACGCCGACGGTCGAGCTGATCCGGCGCGTCAAGGACAAGCTCAAGCAGCGCATCCCGCCGCGCGAGGTGCCGAAAAACCAGGCGAGATTTTACGAGAACACCAAGACCGGAGACCAGATCGATCTTGAAGCGTTGCCGATCGCAAAGCACTGGCCGCTGGACGGCGGCCGCTACGCCGGCACGGCCGACTGCGTCATCACGCGCGACCCGGACAGCGGCTATTTGAACGTCGGCACCTACCGGATGATGCTGCAAGGAAAAAATCAGGCGGGACTCTATCTCTCGCCGGGAAAGGATGCGCGGCTTCACATCACGAGAGCGTGGCAGAAGGGTCAGCCGATCCAAGTCGCGGCCTGTTGGGGCATCGATCCGTTGTTCATGGTCATCGGCTCGCAAACCTTCGCCAAAAATGTCTCCGAGTACGAATACGCCGGCGGCGTCAAAGGCCAGCCGATTCCAGTCGTGCGCGGCACGACGACGGATCTCTTGATACCGGCGAACGCGGAGTTTGTCATCGAGGGAGTTATAAAACCGAATTCGGTTAAGACCGAAGGGCCGTTCGGCGAATTTCCCGGCTACTACGGCAGGCCGGAGGCCGGCTGCCCACTGGTCGATGTGACCGCCGTCCACTACCGGAACAAGCCGATACTCACCAACGCGCTGATGGCGGATTATCCGTCCAACGAGCAAAGCGGCTTTTTCTCTATCATCCGCTCGGCGCGCATCTGGGACGACTTCGACAAGCTCGGCATTCCCGGAATCACCGGTGTCTATTGCCATCCGGCCGGCGCTGGCGGCTTCGGCATGACCGTGATCAGTCTCGAGCAGCGTTACGCGGGTCACGCCGCGCAGGCGTTGGCGTTGGCGGCGCAAGTTCCCGGCGGCGCTTATTACACGAAGTGGATCATAGCGGTGGATGAGGATGTGGACCCGACGGACACCAACCAGGTGATCTGGGCGATGAGCAGCCGCTGCAATCCGATCGAAGATATCGACATCTTGCGCAACACCTGGAGCACCTGGCTCGACCCGACGCAAAATCCGCCCGAAGAGCGGCCCTATGGCTCAAAGGCGCTGATCAACGCCTGCAAAGAACATCGCTATCTGCCGGTCTTCTCAAAGCGTACGGCTCTGCGCAAGGAAGTTTACGATCGCGTCGCTTCGATGTGGAAGAAGCTGGGTTTGCCGGGAGAGACGCCGACTGTGCGCGCCTTCGAGCAGGAGAGCAAGGTCGTTTACCACGAAGTGGGCGGGTTCGAGCCGGGGAAACAGCCGGGCGAAACCAAAGATAAAAAAAGCTAG